Proteins from one Nitrososphaerales archaeon genomic window:
- a CDS encoding 2-oxoacid:acceptor oxidoreductase subunit alpha produces the protein MKNVHFWEGNVACAEGALVAGCRFFAGYPITPQSEILDRLALRMPEVGGVFLQMEDEIAAINAVIGAAWAGAKAMTATSGPGFNLMQEGIGYAIMTETPCVIVNVQRAGPATGQATRCAQGDFMQARWGRHGDQMLIVLAPNSPQEMFDLTIDAFNLAEEYRTPVIVLSDEFVAHMQEGVKVPSEVNIVNRRKLKDKSEPPFGGALVPPMASLGDDFNILVTGSTHDEYGYRRTLDHIVHDRLVRRLVDKILLNAEKIKRVEVQNLDDADVGIVSYGGTSRSVYEASDYAKERGITVGHVRLKTLWPPPEREIRALAERTKVIIVPEMSLGQLSLEVERIVGGIAKVVLLSKIGGLPITPQEILSKIFEVLR, from the coding sequence TTGAAGAATGTTCATTTTTGGGAAGGTAATGTAGCCTGTGCAGAGGGTGCATTGGTCGCTGGTTGTAGATTCTTCGCTGGATATCCTATAACACCACAATCCGAAATTTTGGACAGATTGGCCCTACGAATGCCGGAAGTGGGTGGAGTATTCCTTCAGATGGAGGATGAAATAGCAGCGATCAACGCTGTGATAGGAGCGGCCTGGGCTGGAGCGAAGGCCATGACCGCTACGAGTGGGCCCGGATTCAACCTTATGCAAGAAGGGATAGGTTACGCGATAATGACCGAAACCCCTTGTGTAATTGTGAATGTGCAGAGGGCAGGTCCGGCCACGGGCCAGGCGACACGTTGTGCCCAGGGTGACTTTATGCAAGCGAGATGGGGCAGGCATGGTGATCAAATGCTGATAGTCTTAGCCCCGAATTCTCCTCAAGAAATGTTCGATCTAACTATAGATGCCTTTAACTTGGCTGAGGAGTACCGTACACCCGTTATAGTACTTTCGGATGAATTTGTAGCACATATGCAAGAGGGTGTAAAGGTACCTTCTGAAGTTAACATAGTAAATAGAAGAAAGTTAAAGGATAAAAGTGAGCCGCCCTTTGGAGGCGCACTCGTACCGCCGATGGCTTCGCTCGGTGACGATTTTAATATCCTTGTAACGGGCTCGACTCACGATGAATATGGCTACAGAAGGACCCTAGATCATATCGTGCATGACCGTCTGGTAAGGCGTTTGGTAGATAAGATTCTATTGAATGCTGAGAAGATCAAGAGGGTAGAAGTTCAGAACCTGGATGATGCAGATGTAGGTATAGTCTCTTATGGAGGTACATCAAGGAGTGTCTACGAAGCATCCGATTATGCAAAAGAGAGAGGTATTACAGTGGGCCACGTAAGGTTAAAGACCTTATGGCCCCCTCCAGAAAGGGAGATCAGGGCTTTGGCCGAGAGGACAAAGGTAATAATAGTGCCTGAAATGAGTCTAGGGCAACTTTCATTGGAGGTTGAAAGGATCGTCGGAGGAATTGCTAAAGTAGTTTTATTGAGTAAGATTGGTGGCCTACCGATAACG